A single region of the Halorussus gelatinilyticus genome encodes:
- a CDS encoding DUF7500 family protein, translating to MCPMPDGGRDPDDRSPLDSADRSRDDGALAPDELDIEDEENVVSLDPGRYVIGTDERPNVPDGNASPDGSQSDDDAAESAPDEESADDGRGRQSTAPADSGAVKRRLEDDLDSASSRYGFHVTAKADDAISHQQMFSDDVGTVFDGLLRWYAQQLTTETAVEDVLGILLTESNVRVRYSPSCLQAILETYDLSPDDSIADFFEAVQDDRGMVFPPENVE from the coding sequence ATGTGTCCGATGCCCGACGGCGGTCGGGACCCCGACGACCGGTCGCCCCTCGACTCCGCGGACCGGTCGCGCGACGACGGCGCACTCGCCCCCGACGAACTCGACATCGAGGACGAGGAGAACGTCGTCTCGCTCGACCCCGGCCGATACGTCATCGGCACCGACGAGCGACCGAACGTCCCCGACGGCAACGCCTCGCCCGACGGGTCGCAATCGGACGACGACGCCGCGGAGTCGGCCCCGGACGAGGAGTCGGCCGACGACGGCCGCGGTCGGCAATCGACCGCACCGGCGGACTCGGGCGCGGTGAAACGGCGACTCGAAGACGACCTCGACAGCGCGAGTTCGCGCTACGGGTTCCACGTCACCGCCAAGGCCGACGACGCCATCAGCCACCAGCAGATGTTCTCCGACGACGTGGGCACGGTGTTCGACGGTCTCCTGCGGTGGTACGCCCAGCAGTTGACCACCGAGACCGCCGTCGAGGACGTGCTGGGCATCCTGCTCACCGAGTCGAACGTCCGGGTTCGCTACTCGCCGTCCTGCCTGCAAGCGATTCTGGAGACCTACGACCTGAGCCCGGACGACTCCATCGCCGACTTCTTCGAGGCGGTTCAGGACGACCGCGGCATGGTGTTCCCGCCCGAGAACGTCGAGTAG
- a CDS encoding TrmB family transcriptional regulator produces MSVQRPTTHTDELPTELESPRAKLVYLFLQTREASIDELQTGLGVKKITLYSILRTLRERELVEKRDGRFAVAE; encoded by the coding sequence ATGAGCGTTCAACGTCCGACGACACACACCGACGAACTGCCGACCGAACTGGAGTCGCCGCGCGCGAAACTTGTCTACCTGTTCCTGCAGACCCGCGAAGCGTCGATAGACGAGCTTCAGACGGGACTCGGCGTGAAGAAGATCACGCTGTACAGCATCCTGCGGACGCTTCGTGAGCGGGAACTCGTGGAGAAGCGGGACGGACGGTTCGCGGTTGCCGAGTAG